In Thermus islandicus DSM 21543, one genomic interval encodes:
- a CDS encoding NuoB/complex I 20 kDa subunit family protein produces MALKDLFEKDVQELEREGILFTTLEKLVAWGRSHSLWPATFGLACCAIEMMASTDARNDLARFGSEVFRASPRQADVMIVAGRLSKKMAPVMRRVWEQMPDPKWVISMGACASSGGMFNNYAIVQNVDSVVPVDVYVPGCPPRPEALIYAVMQLQKKVRGEAYNERGERLPPVAAWRRARG; encoded by the coding sequence GTGGCACTAAAGGATCTGTTTGAGAAGGACGTCCAGGAGCTGGAGCGGGAGGGGATCCTCTTCACCACCTTAGAGAAGCTCGTGGCCTGGGGCCGGAGCCACTCGCTCTGGCCCGCCACCTTCGGCCTCGCCTGCTGCGCCATTGAGATGATGGCCTCCACCGACGCCCGGAACGACCTGGCCCGCTTCGGCAGCGAGGTCTTCCGGGCAAGCCCCCGCCAGGCGGACGTGATGATCGTGGCCGGGAGGCTCTCCAAGAAGATGGCCCCGGTGATGCGCCGGGTCTGGGAACAGATGCCCGACCCCAAGTGGGTGATCTCCATGGGAGCCTGCGCCAGCTCGGGAGGGATGTTCAACAACTACGCCATTGTCCAGAACGTGGACTCGGTGGTGCCGGTGGACGTCTATGTGCCCGGGTGCCCCCCGCGGCCCGAGGCCCTCATCTACGCGGTGATGCAGCTCCAGAAGAAGGTGCGGGGGGAGGCCTACAACGAGCGGGGGGAGAGGCTTCCCCCGGTGGCCGCCTGGCGGCGGGCTAGGGGGTGA
- a CDS encoding NADH-quinone oxidoreductase subunit A yields the protein MAPIQEYLNILVYLGVALLVGTAALVVGALLGPKKPGRAKLMPYESGNDPAGEVRRFPVHFYVVAMLFILFDVEVAFLWPYAVSAKGLGLYGFLGVLGFTLLLFVGFLYEWWKGVMRWH from the coding sequence TTGGCGCCGATTCAAGAGTACCTGAACATCCTGGTCTACCTGGGGGTCGCCCTCCTGGTGGGGACGGCGGCCCTGGTGGTGGGGGCCCTCCTCGGCCCCAAGAAGCCGGGCCGGGCCAAGCTCATGCCCTACGAGTCGGGCAACGACCCCGCGGGGGAGGTCAGGCGCTTTCCCGTCCACTTCTACGTGGTGGCCATGCTCTTTATCCTCTTTGACGTGGAGGTGGCCTTCCTCTGGCCCTATGCGGTGAGCGCCAAGGGCCTCGGCCTCTACGGCTTCCTCGGGGTCTTGGGCTTCACCCTCCTCCTCTTCGTGGGCTTCCTCTACGAGTGGTGGAAGGGGGTGATGCGGTGGCACTAA
- the rsmA gene encoding 16S rRNA (adenine(1518)-N(6)/adenine(1519)-N(6))-dimethyltransferase RsmA — protein MANPLTSPKGVRELLARHGLFADKRLGQHFLTSEAHLRRIVEAAQPFTGPVYEVGPGLGVLTRALLEAGAEVTAIEKDERLRPVLEETLAGLRATLHFQDALAFPWEEVPQGSLLVANLPYQIATPLVTRLLKGGRLARLVFLVQKEVADRMTARPKTPAYGLLSLRVAHHARAERLLDLPPGAFFPPPRVQSSLVRFTPKGVPDDPELFALLEAAFAHRRKTLKNALVGAGYPKEAVERALVGLGLPQEVRAEELDLEAFRRLKDALAQKQGGPSP, from the coding sequence ATGGCTAACCCCCTCACCTCGCCCAAAGGCGTCCGGGAACTTTTGGCCCGGCACGGCCTTTTCGCCGACAAACGCCTCGGCCAACACTTCCTGACCTCCGAAGCCCACCTCCGCCGCATCGTGGAGGCGGCCCAGCCCTTCACCGGGCCCGTGTACGAGGTAGGGCCGGGCCTGGGCGTTCTTACCCGGGCCCTCCTCGAGGCCGGGGCGGAGGTCACAGCCATAGAAAAGGACGAGCGGCTCCGGCCGGTCCTGGAGGAAACCCTGGCCGGGCTTCGCGCCACGCTCCACTTCCAAGACGCCCTGGCCTTCCCCTGGGAGGAGGTGCCGCAAGGAAGCCTCCTGGTGGCCAACCTCCCCTACCAGATCGCCACCCCCCTCGTCACCCGCCTCCTGAAAGGGGGCCGCCTCGCCCGCCTCGTCTTCCTGGTGCAAAAGGAGGTGGCCGACAGGATGACCGCGCGCCCCAAGACCCCCGCCTACGGCCTCCTCTCCCTCAGGGTGGCCCACCACGCCCGGGCGGAGCGGCTTTTGGACCTCCCCCCGGGGGCCTTCTTCCCCCCGCCCAGGGTGCAGAGCTCCCTGGTGCGCTTCACCCCCAAGGGGGTGCCCGACGATCCCGAACTCTTCGCCCTCCTCGAGGCCGCCTTCGCCCACCGGCGCAAGACCCTAAAGAACGCCCTGGTGGGGGCGGGCTACCCCAAAGAGGCGGTGGAACGCGCCCTGGTCGGCCTGGGCCTGCCCCAGGAAGTGCGGGCGGAGGAGCTGGACCTCGAGGCTTTCCGTCGCCTCAAGGACGCCTTGGCTCAGAAGCAGGGCGGCCCATCCCCTTGA
- a CDS encoding metallophosphoesterase, with protein sequence MRVIAVGDLHGNFPALWRLLKAEGLADTSLRPTAGLRSGRVRLVLLGDLVHPKTPKDYERLTGLSPYDPLDPAHLRLAAGAQIRELFRLKAFQEDAGGHATILLGNHDEAALKGEPILGNQHLKHLEFHPEHGGKALPEALKAWMAGFPRELILHGIHFAHVGPVPWLQEYDDLFYAQSEPKTWWFRTPDYVERMGYRYGVYGHVPMKGGILLKERFALIDALDLGEYLELFPEEEPLCPRVKRLPYG encoded by the coding sequence ATGAGGGTCATCGCCGTCGGGGACCTTCACGGCAACTTTCCCGCCCTGTGGCGCCTCCTCAAGGCCGAGGGCCTGGCGGACACCTCCCTCCGCCCCACCGCGGGGTTGCGCTCGGGAAGGGTCCGCCTCGTCCTTCTGGGAGACCTTGTCCACCCCAAAACCCCCAAGGACTACGAGCGCCTGACGGGGCTTTCCCCTTACGATCCCCTTGACCCTGCGCACCTGCGCCTGGCAGCGGGGGCGCAGATCCGGGAGCTCTTCCGTTTGAAAGCCTTCCAGGAGGACGCGGGGGGCCACGCCACGATTCTCCTGGGAAACCACGACGAGGCCGCCCTAAAGGGCGAGCCCATCCTGGGAAACCAGCACCTCAAGCACCTGGAGTTCCATCCCGAGCACGGGGGGAAAGCCCTGCCCGAGGCGTTAAAGGCCTGGATGGCGGGCTTCCCGCGCGAGCTCATTCTGCATGGAATCCACTTCGCCCACGTGGGCCCCGTGCCCTGGCTCCAGGAGTACGACGACCTCTTCTACGCCCAAAGCGAGCCCAAGACCTGGTGGTTCCGCACCCCCGACTACGTGGAGCGCATGGGCTACCGCTACGGGGTCTACGGCCACGTGCCCATGAAGGGGGGGATCCTGCTCAAGGAGCGGTTTGCCCTCATTGATGCCCTGGACCTCGGGGAGTACCTGGAACTTTTCCCCGAGGAAGAGCCCCTCTGCCCTAGGGTGAAGCGCCTTCCCTATGGCTAA
- a CDS encoding Rad52/Rad22 family DNA repair protein, with the protein MDEVWQKLSEPFPPQEVQWRIEAVSKDRKRALVVPYVDARTVLDRLDKVVGPEGWHDAYEVLSDQERTLKDERGERRERVVEVKCRLTVLGVSKEDVGEGDSLKAAFSDALKRAAVKFGVGRYLYRLEKQWVDYDAERGRFTPPSLPEPEGLEGTPEEAEKPEAYRLIDQLLERLKERGLGKEAARIVTKYGGYGKTPEETRRLYGELRALLKG; encoded by the coding sequence ATGGACGAAGTCTGGCAAAAGCTCTCCGAGCCTTTCCCGCCCCAGGAGGTCCAGTGGCGGATTGAGGCGGTCTCCAAGGACCGCAAGCGGGCCCTCGTGGTCCCCTACGTGGACGCCCGCACCGTTTTGGACCGGCTGGACAAGGTGGTGGGCCCAGAGGGCTGGCACGACGCCTACGAGGTGCTTTCGGACCAGGAGAGGACCCTTAAGGACGAGCGGGGGGAGCGCCGGGAACGGGTGGTGGAGGTGAAGTGCCGCCTCACCGTCTTGGGGGTGAGCAAGGAGGACGTGGGGGAAGGGGATTCCCTGAAGGCCGCTTTCTCCGACGCCCTGAAGCGGGCCGCGGTCAAGTTCGGCGTGGGGCGGTACCTCTACCGCCTGGAGAAACAGTGGGTGGACTACGACGCCGAGAGGGGCCGGTTCACCCCGCCCAGCCTGCCGGAGCCCGAGGGCCTCGAGGGGACGCCCGAAGAGGCGGAGAAGCCCGAGGCGTATCGCCTCATTGACCAGCTCCTGGAGCGCCTGAAGGAGAGGGGCCTGGGCAAGGAGGCGGCCAGGATCGTCACGAAGTACGGGGGGTACGGCAAGACCCCTGAGGAAACCCGCCGCCTCTACGGGGAGCTCCGGGCCCTTCTTAAAGGATGA
- a CDS encoding ABC transporter, protein MAALGACSSPQGVKPNMAAPGPREDAGGDPAQACGKVAQVAMGQNGSLLVWNTSSTLFVRLSGVSPYQLTESHAYAGTLPPGGWWSYPARAVHDPYVNTFTYAFSLADLGANPGDTLQVAGHAFLLSPSYSFAEAQGRLEYTVQACKNAPPPPGKDIVVFNDINPFDNNGMGNPNNQLMARNLVNYSTSGPRGSGTKVLFDRGRNSKCAGTGECSDESLSTFRSVIQGEGFTIEELNSTQGSITALAPEAKVIFLWNPRQTFTNAEINVLKKFASEGGRVVFVGEWQGYYDAITLENDFLGKMGAVMTNTGQAVDCGYNILHQASLRPHQITQGMTNVTIACSSVLVPGPNDYPLYYDSTNTQVLSAVATIDPTPLPLTLALPQRTVIAPQAPTPLLNPGSSTGQ, encoded by the coding sequence GTGGCGGCCCTCGGGGCCTGCTCCAGCCCCCAGGGCGTCAAGCCCAACATGGCGGCCCCAGGACCCCGGGAGGATGCGGGAGGGGACCCCGCCCAGGCGTGCGGCAAGGTGGCCCAGGTCGCCATGGGGCAAAACGGCAGCCTTCTGGTGTGGAACACCTCCTCCACCCTCTTCGTGCGCCTTTCGGGCGTTTCCCCCTACCAGCTCACGGAAAGCCACGCCTACGCAGGCACCCTTCCCCCGGGTGGCTGGTGGAGCTATCCCGCCCGGGCGGTACATGACCCCTACGTGAACACCTTCACCTACGCCTTCTCCCTGGCCGACCTGGGGGCCAACCCCGGCGACACCCTCCAGGTGGCCGGCCATGCCTTCCTCCTGAGCCCGAGCTACAGCTTCGCCGAGGCCCAGGGACGGCTGGAGTACACGGTGCAGGCTTGCAAGAACGCCCCGCCCCCGCCCGGCAAGGACATCGTGGTCTTCAACGACATCAACCCCTTTGACAATAACGGCATGGGCAACCCCAACAACCAGCTCATGGCCCGCAACCTGGTGAACTACTCCACCTCCGGCCCCAGGGGCAGCGGCACCAAGGTGCTCTTTGACCGGGGGCGAAACTCCAAGTGCGCGGGCACCGGGGAGTGCTCCGACGAAAGCCTTTCCACCTTCCGGAGCGTCATCCAGGGCGAGGGGTTCACCATAGAGGAGCTGAACTCCACCCAAGGCTCCATCACCGCGCTGGCGCCCGAGGCCAAGGTGATCTTCCTCTGGAACCCGCGTCAGACCTTCACCAACGCCGAGATCAACGTTTTGAAAAAGTTCGCCAGCGAAGGCGGGCGGGTGGTCTTCGTGGGGGAGTGGCAGGGCTACTACGACGCCATCACGCTGGAAAACGACTTCCTGGGCAAGATGGGCGCGGTGATGACCAACACCGGGCAGGCCGTGGACTGCGGCTACAACATCCTGCACCAGGCCTCCCTCCGCCCCCACCAGATCACCCAGGGCATGACCAACGTGACCATCGCCTGCTCCTCGGTGCTGGTGCCCGGGCCCAACGACTACCCCCTCTACTACGACTCCACCAACACCCAGGTGCTTTCGGCCGTAGCCACCATTGACCCCACCCCTCTTCCCCTGACCCTGGCCCTTCCCCAGCGAACGGTCATCGCCCCGCAAGCGCCTACCCCGCTCCTGAACCCCGGCTCGTCTACGGGGCAGTAG
- a CDS encoding tetratricopeptide repeat protein produces the protein MRWFALLTLLGAALAQGLVLPFEGPRGYSLAQAFAEGLKAPPPTLLALLLPEPPWQGGYDLVGGLYSPGGARLAREITGADWLLLGKEEARGLRLYLARAEGVQEGLFATPALAWLWLQKEGLAPRLSALPTPRLPEARLRALAQGEEPDPLHRSALDLKAGRGAGLLEGLLPKPLLLWQEKLPPAYQALSRLSQEGREEALKEAQALEKGGLLDEIAALLIYRIAENPRWKALARTLAEKAPEVPFAWEEVSFAAFEEGRGEEAREALLRAVKLRPDSPLYWTNLGWAYYLTGDLPRAILASERAVRLSPNPTAYYNLGLFRALYGDLLGAKEAYDRALRLDAGTEVEAALKDLEARKEPLALFFRGYLAERAGLEAAPLYQAFLRESPHHPFAAKARRALKALSGGKVALSVERLSLIPGDRDARPFRAGEAIFAQVRLEGEPYLRRDALQVALYKEGQKVVEAAKGLGIPPLTVGLVETAPAVTPKEPGRYTLEVRYGGAQALLPLEVGLPSLARRLYALGLEARDLSGSPLLTAKEALGEEGDRLLVERTLAALKEAAPLATDARFTTPLKKGPYAGKTVQELLRNPTPELVRTFYQAVLEAPELLGESDVVNAFVEWILGL, from the coding sequence ATGCGCTGGTTTGCCCTCCTTACGCTTCTGGGTGCGGCCCTGGCCCAGGGCCTGGTCCTGCCCTTTGAGGGGCCCAGGGGATACAGCCTGGCCCAGGCCTTCGCCGAGGGCCTGAAGGCCCCGCCCCCCACCCTCCTCGCCCTTCTCCTCCCCGAACCCCCGTGGCAGGGGGGGTACGACCTGGTGGGCGGGCTTTACAGCCCGGGAGGGGCCCGCCTGGCCCGGGAGATCACCGGGGCGGACTGGCTGCTTTTGGGGAAGGAGGAGGCGCGGGGGCTCCGCCTCTACCTGGCCCGGGCGGAGGGGGTCCAAGAGGGCCTCTTCGCCACCCCCGCCCTGGCCTGGCTCTGGCTCCAGAAGGAGGGCCTGGCCCCCCGCTTGAGCGCCCTCCCCACTCCCCGCCTCCCCGAGGCGCGCCTCCGGGCCCTGGCCCAGGGGGAGGAACCGGACCCCCTTCACCGCTCCGCCTTGGACCTGAAGGCAGGCCGGGGAGCGGGCCTCCTGGAAGGCCTTCTCCCCAAGCCCCTCCTCCTCTGGCAGGAGAAGCTCCCCCCTGCCTACCAGGCCTTGAGCCGCCTCTCCCAGGAAGGGCGGGAGGAGGCCCTAAAGGAGGCCCAGGCCCTGGAAAAGGGCGGGCTCCTGGACGAGATCGCGGCCCTCCTCATCTACCGCATCGCCGAAAACCCCCGCTGGAAGGCCCTCGCCCGCACCCTGGCCGAGAAGGCCCCCGAGGTCCCCTTCGCCTGGGAGGAGGTGAGCTTCGCCGCCTTTGAGGAAGGCCGCGGGGAGGAGGCCAGGGAGGCGCTTCTCAGGGCGGTCAAGCTCCGTCCCGACTCCCCCCTCTACTGGACCAACCTGGGCTGGGCCTACTACCTCACGGGGGACCTGCCCCGGGCCATCCTGGCCTCAGAACGGGCGGTGCGCCTTTCCCCCAACCCCACCGCCTACTACAACCTGGGCCTCTTCCGGGCCCTCTACGGGGACCTCCTGGGGGCCAAGGAAGCCTACGACCGGGCCCTGAGGCTGGACGCGGGGACGGAGGTGGAGGCCGCCCTCAAGGACCTCGAGGCGCGCAAGGAGCCCCTCGCCCTCTTCTTCCGCGGCTACCTCGCAGAGCGGGCGGGCCTCGAGGCCGCCCCCCTCTACCAGGCCTTCCTCCGGGAAAGCCCCCACCATCCCTTCGCCGCCAAAGCCCGAAGGGCCCTGAAGGCCCTGTCGGGCGGGAAGGTGGCGTTGAGTGTGGAACGGCTCTCCTTAATCCCCGGCGATCGGGACGCGAGGCCTTTCCGCGCTGGGGAGGCCATCTTCGCCCAGGTGCGCCTCGAGGGGGAGCCCTACCTTCGCCGGGACGCCCTGCAGGTCGCCCTCTACAAGGAGGGCCAGAAGGTGGTGGAGGCCGCCAAGGGCCTCGGGATCCCCCCCCTCACCGTGGGGCTCGTGGAAACCGCCCCGGCCGTCACCCCCAAGGAGCCCGGACGGTACACCCTCGAGGTCCGCTACGGGGGGGCACAGGCCCTCCTCCCCCTGGAGGTGGGCCTCCCCAGCCTCGCCCGCAGGCTCTATGCCCTGGGGCTCGAGGCCCGGGACCTCTCGGGAAGCCCCCTCCTCACCGCCAAGGAGGCCCTGGGGGAAGAGGGGGACAGGCTCCTTGTGGAGCGGACCCTCGCGGCGCTAAAGGAGGCCGCCCCCCTGGCCACCGACGCCCGCTTCACCACCCCCTTGAAGAAGGGCCCCTATGCGGGCAAAACCGTGCAGGAGCTCCTCCGAAACCCCACCCCCGAGCTGGTGCGGACCTTCTACCAGGCGGTCCTCGAGGCGCCCGAGCTCCTCGGGGAAAGCGACGTGGTGAACGCTTTCGTGGAATGGATCCTGGGGCTGTAA
- a CDS encoding WecB/TagA/CpsF family glycosyltransferase, producing MRLQVLGLPLDPVDMEEALRRIQGFLQEAKTHQVVTLNPEIAVRAREDEALRRAILEAELVTPDGVGILWAVRRLHGVALKERVTGVDLTLALLQGFPGLRVYLLGGKPGVAERAAREAERLGATVVGHHHGYFREEGPVVEAIRRAAPDLLLVGMGERQETFIHRHKAALGARVAVGVGGTLDVLAGEAKRPPLWAQRLGLEWLLRVGLDPRRWRRAPRLWRFLYMVLREGR from the coding sequence ATGAGGCTCCAGGTCCTCGGCCTTCCCCTGGACCCCGTGGACATGGAGGAGGCCCTAAGGCGGATCCAGGGCTTCCTCCAAGAGGCAAAAACCCACCAGGTGGTGACCCTAAACCCGGAGATCGCCGTGCGGGCGAGGGAGGACGAGGCCCTGAGGCGGGCCATCCTCGAGGCGGAGCTGGTTACGCCGGACGGGGTGGGGATCCTCTGGGCCGTGCGCCGGCTCCACGGGGTGGCCCTGAAGGAGCGGGTCACGGGGGTGGACCTCACCCTGGCCCTCCTCCAGGGCTTCCCTGGCCTAAGGGTTTACCTTCTGGGGGGAAAGCCGGGCGTGGCGGAACGGGCCGCCCGGGAGGCCGAGCGCCTGGGGGCCACGGTGGTGGGGCACCACCACGGCTACTTCCGGGAGGAAGGGCCCGTCGTGGAGGCGATCCGGAGGGCGGCCCCCGACCTCCTCCTCGTGGGCATGGGGGAGAGGCAGGAAACCTTCATCCACCGGCACAAGGCCGCACTCGGCGCCCGGGTGGCCGTGGGGGTAGGGGGCACCCTGGACGTGCTGGCGGGGGAGGCCAAGCGCCCGCCCCTTTGGGCGCAGCGCCTGGGCCTGGAGTGGCTCCTCCGGGTGGGCCTGGACCCCAGGCGCTGGCGCCGGGCCCCGAGGCTTTGGCGGTTCCTTTACATGGTTCTAAGGGAAGGACGGTAG
- a CDS encoding 2-phosphosulfolactate phosphatase, with protein MCRVDLCLRPVSGPLFLVEVLPAGSVLTLLLARGAQEAWVAPGPKVARLLAEELGREALLLGEVEGFPPEGFHGRLSLVDLERAGVEGKRAVLVAPLLNGSLLPGEEEVYLANLRNAKAALGLAQGLKAPTLRPAGAPEPLPSAVVAAGFLQRRLSPEAPPSLATLLLKAFPDPQEALFQSPEGQALHRQGRTEELARASLIGVDPVVPRLAEVRFFPKERYGLTQDRYAQRFVP; from the coding sequence GTGTGCCGGGTTGACCTGTGCCTGAGGCCCGTTTCCGGGCCCCTTTTCCTGGTGGAGGTCCTCCCCGCGGGGAGCGTCCTCACCCTCCTCCTCGCCCGGGGTGCCCAGGAGGCCTGGGTGGCCCCAGGACCCAAGGTGGCCCGCCTTCTGGCGGAGGAGCTGGGCCGGGAAGCCCTCCTCCTCGGCGAGGTGGAGGGGTTCCCCCCCGAGGGCTTCCACGGGAGGCTCTCCCTGGTGGACCTGGAAAGGGCCGGGGTGGAGGGGAAAAGGGCGGTCCTGGTGGCCCCCCTCCTAAACGGGAGCCTCCTCCCGGGAGAGGAGGAGGTGTACCTGGCCAACCTCAGGAACGCCAAGGCCGCCCTGGGCCTGGCCCAAGGCCTGAAGGCCCCCACCCTCCGCCCCGCCGGGGCTCCGGAGCCCCTCCCCTCCGCGGTGGTGGCCGCAGGCTTTCTCCAGAGGCGCCTCAGCCCCGAGGCCCCCCCCAGCCTCGCCACCCTCCTCCTCAAGGCCTTCCCCGATCCTCAGGAGGCCCTTTTCCAAAGCCCCGAGGGCCAGGCCCTGCACCGTCAAGGCCGCACGGAGGAGCTGGCCCGGGCCAGCCTCATCGGGGTGGACCCCGTGGTGCCCAGGCTCGCCGAGGTGCGCTTCTTCCCCAAGGAGCGGTACGGCCTCACCCAGGACCGCTACGCGCAGAGGTTTGTGCCATGA
- a CDS encoding thiamine-phosphate kinase: MRLRELGERALLRRLAPLGYPEEAPLPPGDDAGGVWVGEEAWLLKTDGFLYREVALRGMGPSEVGFRGVAAAASDLLAKMGRPLGFTLGLFLPEDLEEAFAVDLVRGAAEAASRLGAFLLGGDTNRGEEVALVVSGFALASRPLPREALPGDLVYLAGDRWGRTGAAIRAHYEGRSLEGFPEIRKAAFYPLPRLGLLALAGLPRGSLDSSDGLAETLWQLSELGVRVELEGLPLYPDVLAFAGSLEEAEGLVLFGGEEFEAVLLLPPEREAEALRRAEAAGLPLFRAGRVGEGEGVWLRGERVPRRGYAHFGPREGLLPG, encoded by the coding sequence ATGCGGCTTAGGGAGCTTGGGGAGCGGGCGCTATTGCGGAGGCTCGCCCCCTTGGGGTACCCGGAGGAGGCCCCCCTTCCCCCGGGGGACGACGCCGGGGGGGTGTGGGTGGGGGAGGAGGCTTGGCTTCTCAAAACGGATGGGTTTCTCTACCGGGAGGTGGCCTTAAGGGGCATGGGGCCTTCGGAGGTGGGCTTCCGGGGGGTGGCGGCCGCGGCCTCGGACCTCCTCGCGAAGATGGGCCGTCCCCTGGGCTTCACCTTGGGCCTCTTTCTGCCAGAGGACCTGGAGGAGGCCTTCGCCGTGGACCTTGTGCGGGGCGCGGCGGAGGCGGCCTCGAGGCTCGGGGCCTTCCTCCTCGGGGGGGACACGAACCGGGGGGAGGAGGTGGCCCTCGTGGTCTCCGGCTTTGCCCTGGCCTCGAGGCCCCTTCCCCGGGAGGCCCTTCCCGGGGACCTCGTCTACCTGGCCGGGGACCGGTGGGGGAGGACCGGGGCGGCCATACGGGCGCACTACGAGGGCCGCTCCCTGGAAGGGTTCCCGGAGATCCGGAAGGCCGCCTTCTACCCCCTGCCGCGCCTTGGGCTCCTCGCCCTGGCTGGGCTTCCCCGGGGGAGCCTAGACTCCTCGGACGGCCTCGCCGAGACCCTTTGGCAGCTCTCCGAGCTCGGGGTGCGGGTGGAGCTGGAAGGCCTTCCCCTTTACCCGGACGTCCTGGCCTTCGCGGGAAGCCTGGAGGAGGCAGAAGGGCTCGTCCTTTTCGGGGGGGAGGAGTTTGAGGCGGTTCTCCTCCTGCCCCCTGAGCGGGAGGCCGAGGCGCTAAGGCGGGCGGAGGCGGCGGGGCTTCCCCTCTTCCGGGCCGGCCGGGTGGGGGAGGGGGAGGGGGTGTGGCTCCGGGGGGAGCGGGTGCCCCGGCGGGGGTACGCCCACTTCGGACCCCGGGAGGGCCTCCTCCCGGGGTAA
- a CDS encoding pyridoxal phosphate-dependent aminotransferase — MRAFKAHLRGLAPYPYKKEEAPVKLDQNESPLDLPGGLKEEALRRMARLPWNRYPEIHAEGLRRRLSALLDWPEEGIVLAPGSNLLILALSLAAEEVLDLVPSFPHYAHAAKVAGTPYRAVPLLEGFALPLEALLSAFTGGVLFLPNPHAPTGALFPEEALWGLAERAKEVEGLLVVDEAYREFAGTDFSFLARQNPHVALLRTFSKAFALGGIRAGYLLASPEVAGVVREVLPPFVLPAHTAAILEVVLENPGYVEKGVALVRAERERVYGELLRHPTWRPYPSRTNFLLVKTPDAEEAFRHLLARGVLVRRQDRYPGLEGCLRVTIGRKEEMDAFLRAAFGVAYA, encoded by the coding sequence ATGCGGGCCTTCAAGGCGCACCTCCGGGGCCTTGCCCCTTACCCCTACAAGAAGGAGGAGGCCCCGGTGAAGCTGGACCAGAACGAAAGCCCCCTGGACCTCCCCGGGGGCCTCAAGGAGGAGGCCCTGAGGCGCATGGCCCGCCTCCCCTGGAACCGCTACCCGGAGATTCATGCGGAAGGCCTTAGGAGGAGGCTTTCCGCGCTTTTGGACTGGCCGGAGGAGGGGATCGTCCTGGCCCCGGGGTCCAACCTCCTGATCCTGGCCTTGAGCCTAGCGGCGGAGGAGGTTTTGGACCTCGTCCCCTCCTTCCCCCACTACGCCCACGCCGCCAAGGTGGCGGGGACGCCCTATAGGGCGGTGCCCCTCTTAGAGGGCTTCGCCCTCCCCCTGGAGGCCCTCCTTTCCGCCTTTACGGGGGGGGTGCTCTTCCTCCCCAATCCTCACGCCCCCACGGGGGCCCTCTTCCCAGAGGAGGCCCTCTGGGGCCTGGCGGAGAGGGCCAAGGAGGTGGAGGGGCTTTTGGTGGTGGACGAGGCCTACCGGGAGTTTGCCGGCACGGACTTTAGCTTCCTCGCCCGGCAAAACCCCCACGTGGCCCTCCTTCGCACCTTCTCCAAGGCCTTCGCCCTGGGGGGCATCCGGGCGGGTTACCTCCTGGCCTCCCCGGAGGTGGCGGGGGTGGTGCGGGAGGTCTTGCCGCCTTTTGTCCTTCCCGCCCACACCGCGGCCATCCTGGAGGTGGTCCTGGAAAATCCCGGCTATGTGGAGAAGGGGGTGGCCTTGGTGCGGGCGGAGCGGGAGCGGGTCTACGGGGAGCTCCTCCGGCACCCCACCTGGCGCCCCTACCCAAGCCGCACCAACTTCCTCCTGGTAAAGACCCCGGATGCGGAGGAGGCCTTCCGCCACCTCCTCGCAAGGGGGGTCCTGGTGCGCAGGCAGGACCGCTACCCGGGGCTTGAGGGGTGCCTTCGGGTCACCATCGGCCGGAAGGAGGAGATGGACGCCTTCCTCCGGGCGGCCTTCGGGGTGGCCTATGCGTGA
- the hisB gene encoding imidazoleglycerol-phosphate dehydratase HisB, translating to MREALVERATAETWVRLRLGLDGPTGGKVATGLPFLDHMLLQLQRHGRFLLEVEAKGDLEVDVHHLVEDVGIALGMALREALGDGVGLERYAEAFAPMDETLVLCVLDLSGRPHLEYRPEAWPVVGEAGGMNHYHLREFLRGLVNHGRLTLHLRLLSGREAHHVVEASFKALARALHRATRLTGEGLPSTKGVL from the coding sequence ATGCGTGAGGCCCTGGTGGAGCGGGCCACGGCGGAGACCTGGGTCCGCCTCCGCCTCGGTCTGGACGGGCCCACCGGGGGGAAAGTGGCCACGGGCCTGCCCTTCTTGGACCACATGCTCCTCCAGCTTCAGCGCCACGGCCGCTTCCTCCTGGAGGTGGAGGCCAAGGGAGACCTCGAGGTGGACGTCCACCACCTGGTGGAGGACGTGGGCATCGCCCTGGGGATGGCCCTTAGGGAGGCCCTCGGGGACGGGGTAGGCCTGGAGCGCTACGCCGAGGCCTTTGCCCCCATGGACGAGACCCTGGTGCTTTGCGTTTTGGACCTCTCGGGCAGGCCCCACTTGGAGTACCGCCCCGAGGCCTGGCCCGTGGTGGGGGAGGCTGGGGGGATGAACCACTACCACCTCCGGGAGTTCCTGCGGGGCCTCGTGAACCACGGGCGGCTCACCCTCCACCTGAGGCTCCTTTCGGGAAGGGAGGCCCACCACGTGGTGGAGGCGAGCTTCAAGGCCCTGGCCCGGGCCCTCCACCGGGCGACCCGCCTCACGGGGGAGGGGCTTCCCAGCACCAAGGGGGTGCTTTGA